A genome region from Halorubellus sp. JP-L1 includes the following:
- a CDS encoding OB-fold nucleic acid binding domain-containing protein has product MCRRKLIGGVGGAVGASATAGCMGLLSCGAGEHEAANIAEEPAAYDEVAVEGTVSDLNEDGFGIVVDDTTGSLRIFPGGGYAYDKEVLDEGDCVEIEGTVDVESTRDSEYDAVIDEDTTTLS; this is encoded by the coding sequence ATGTGCCGACGCAAGTTAATTGGGGGTGTGGGTGGTGCCGTGGGTGCGAGTGCGACCGCTGGCTGCATGGGGCTGCTGTCGTGTGGCGCTGGCGAGCACGAGGCCGCGAACATCGCGGAGGAACCGGCGGCGTACGACGAGGTGGCCGTGGAGGGGACGGTCTCGGACCTGAACGAGGACGGGTTCGGTATCGTCGTCGACGACACGACGGGGTCGCTCCGGATCTTTCCAGGCGGCGGGTACGCGTACGACAAGGAGGTGCTCGACGAGGGCGATTGCGTCGAGATCGAGGGGACGGTCGACGTGGAGTCGACGCGGGACAGCGAGTACGACGCCGTCATCGACGAGGATACGACGACGCTCTCCTAG
- a CDS encoding ammonium transporter, whose translation MLETVPLQSDPQTIANGINYVWVLVVSFLIFFMQPGFALLEAGQVRAKNVGNVLMKNMTDWALGVLVYFVVGAGLAGVVAALTSGSALDVMGAFSYVGSPGAVGWIDWVFGAVFAMTAATIVSGAVAERMDFRAYVLLVVAVTAVVYPTVQGLTWAGGLLSGPTPDGTGGFVGAALGVGYLDFAGATVVHMVGGLAGLVAAKLVGPRKGRFDANGDSQPIPGHSMLLAVLGTLILAFGWYGFNVGTQATVLSVADDGSVAFMGAALGRVVLVTTLGMGAGAMAAMAVSTYWQGKPDPLWMANGLLAGLVAVTGAVPHVTWWGGLLLGALGGALVLPAYRFTVDTLKIDDVCGVFAVHGVAGAVGTILIPLFGASSSGTAILGDGWAFLGVDQLAMQVVGVLVIATWTVLATGAVLLALDALVGLRVSEEEEEAGLDVGEHGISTYPEFVGNSNPESSRPTVSADGGTEGDVRTDGGTEGDVRTDGATAASDGGEGDD comes from the coding sequence ATGCTCGAGACGGTACCACTTCAGTCCGACCCCCAGACGATCGCCAACGGCATCAACTACGTCTGGGTGCTCGTCGTCTCCTTCCTCATCTTCTTCATGCAACCCGGCTTCGCGCTGCTCGAAGCCGGCCAGGTCCGCGCGAAGAACGTCGGGAACGTCCTCATGAAGAACATGACGGACTGGGCGCTCGGCGTGCTCGTGTACTTCGTCGTCGGCGCCGGACTGGCCGGCGTCGTCGCCGCGCTCACCTCCGGCTCCGCGCTCGACGTCATGGGCGCGTTCTCGTACGTCGGATCGCCCGGCGCCGTCGGCTGGATCGACTGGGTGTTCGGCGCCGTGTTCGCGATGACCGCCGCGACGATCGTCTCCGGCGCCGTCGCCGAACGCATGGACTTCCGCGCGTACGTCCTCCTCGTCGTCGCCGTGACCGCCGTCGTCTACCCGACCGTTCAGGGCCTGACGTGGGCCGGCGGGCTGCTCTCGGGACCGACGCCGGACGGCACCGGCGGGTTCGTCGGCGCCGCGCTCGGCGTCGGCTACCTCGACTTCGCGGGTGCGACCGTCGTCCACATGGTCGGCGGTCTCGCCGGCCTCGTCGCCGCGAAGCTGGTCGGCCCGCGCAAGGGCCGGTTCGACGCGAACGGCGACAGCCAGCCGATCCCCGGGCACTCGATGCTGCTCGCGGTGCTCGGCACGCTCATCCTCGCGTTCGGCTGGTACGGGTTCAACGTCGGCACGCAAGCGACCGTGCTCTCGGTCGCCGACGACGGCTCCGTCGCGTTCATGGGCGCCGCACTCGGGCGCGTCGTCCTCGTCACCACGCTCGGCATGGGCGCCGGCGCGATGGCCGCGATGGCCGTCTCGACGTACTGGCAGGGCAAACCCGACCCGCTCTGGATGGCCAACGGCCTGCTCGCCGGCCTCGTCGCCGTGACGGGCGCGGTCCCGCACGTCACGTGGTGGGGCGGCCTCCTCCTCGGCGCGCTCGGCGGCGCGCTCGTCCTGCCCGCGTACCGCTTCACCGTCGACACGCTCAAGATCGACGACGTCTGCGGCGTCTTCGCGGTCCACGGCGTCGCCGGCGCGGTCGGCACGATACTCATCCCGCTGTTCGGTGCGTCCAGTAGCGGGACCGCGATCCTCGGCGACGGCTGGGCGTTCCTCGGCGTCGACCAGCTCGCGATGCAGGTCGTCGGCGTCCTCGTCATCGCCACGTGGACGGTGCTCGCGACCGGCGCGGTCCTCCTCGCGCTCGACGCCCTCGTCGGCCTCCGCGTCTCCGAGGAAGAGGAAGAGGCCGGGCTCGACGTCGGCGAACACGGCATCTCGACGTACCCCGAGTTCGTCGGGAACAGCAACCCCGAGTCGAGCCGTCCCACGGTGAGCGCGGACGGCGGCACGGAGGGTGACGTCCGTACCGACGGCGGCACGGAGGGTGACGTCCGTACCGACGGTGCGACCGCCGCGAGTGACGGAGGTGAGGGCGATGACTGA
- a CDS encoding P-II family nitrogen regulator: MTDGEIQMIVAVIRPDRLTDVKRALSEVGAPSLTVTDVSGRGSQPAKKSQWRGEEYVVDLHQKVKVETVVADVPAEDVVEAIADAAKTGEKGDGKIFTLPVDDAYQVRTGNTGPDAV, encoded by the coding sequence ATGACTGACGGCGAGATCCAGATGATCGTCGCCGTCATCCGCCCCGACCGCCTCACGGACGTCAAGCGCGCGCTCTCGGAGGTCGGCGCACCGTCGTTGACGGTGACGGACGTCTCCGGGCGCGGCAGTCAGCCCGCGAAGAAGAGCCAGTGGCGCGGCGAGGAGTACGTCGTCGACCTCCACCAGAAGGTCAAGGTCGAGACGGTCGTCGCCGACGTCCCCGCCGAGGACGTCGTCGAAGCGATCGCCGACGCCGCGAAGACCGGCGAGAAGGGCGACGGGAAGATCTTCACGCTCCCCGTCGACGACGCCTACCAGGTCCGCACCGGCAACACCGGCCCCGACGCGGTCTGA
- a CDS encoding O-acetylhomoserine aminocarboxypropyltransferase/cysteine synthase family protein, producing the protein MSDDSTDDRERGFSTHSLHAGQEPDPATGARAPPLYQTTSYVFEDADDAADQFALEKPGYIYSRLMNPTLETLQERLATLEGGVGAVATSSGMAAMNLVTFLLADAGDNVVSSNSLYGGTATYLTHSVERNGVTTRFVDALDYDAYEEAIDEDTAYVHFETIGNPALDTPDIERIADIAHDHDVPVFVDNTFATPHLCNPLEHGADLVWESTTKWIHGSGTTVGGVVVDGGNFDWAEHADKYPEIGGENPAYHGVNFAETFGDAAFTYAAIARGLRDLGNQQSPFDAWQTLQGLETLPLRMERHSENAMKVAEYLEDHDNVAWVNYPGLESHPTHENASKYLDGGYGGMITFGLEGGYDAARSTVENTSLASLLANVGDAKTLIIHPASTTHQQLTDEEQDEAGVTDDLVRLSVGIEDPADIVADLADAIEAASD; encoded by the coding sequence ATGAGCGACGACTCAACCGACGACCGCGAGCGCGGGTTCTCGACGCATTCGCTGCACGCCGGTCAGGAACCCGACCCCGCGACGGGCGCGCGCGCGCCGCCGCTGTACCAGACGACGAGCTACGTGTTCGAGGACGCCGACGACGCCGCCGACCAGTTCGCGCTCGAGAAGCCCGGGTACATCTACTCGCGGCTGATGAACCCGACCCTCGAGACCCTGCAGGAGCGCCTCGCGACGCTCGAGGGCGGCGTCGGCGCGGTCGCGACCTCGTCCGGGATGGCGGCGATGAACCTCGTAACGTTCCTGCTCGCGGACGCCGGCGACAACGTCGTCTCCTCGAACTCGCTCTACGGGGGGACCGCGACGTACCTCACGCACAGCGTCGAACGCAACGGCGTGACGACGCGGTTCGTGGACGCGCTCGACTACGACGCGTACGAGGAAGCGATCGACGAGGACACCGCGTACGTGCACTTCGAGACCATCGGGAATCCCGCGCTCGACACGCCCGACATCGAGCGGATCGCGGACATCGCGCACGACCACGACGTTCCGGTGTTCGTCGACAACACGTTCGCGACCCCGCACCTCTGTAACCCCCTCGAGCACGGCGCGGACCTCGTCTGGGAGTCGACGACGAAGTGGATCCACGGCTCCGGGACGACCGTCGGCGGCGTCGTCGTCGACGGCGGGAACTTCGACTGGGCCGAACACGCCGACAAGTACCCCGAGATTGGCGGAGAGAACCCCGCGTACCACGGCGTGAACTTCGCGGAGACGTTCGGCGACGCCGCGTTCACGTACGCTGCGATCGCGCGCGGCCTCCGTGACCTCGGGAACCAACAGTCGCCCTTCGACGCGTGGCAGACGCTCCAGGGCCTGGAGACGCTTCCCTTGCGGATGGAGCGCCACAGCGAGAACGCGATGAAGGTCGCCGAGTACCTCGAGGACCACGACAACGTCGCGTGGGTGAACTACCCCGGCCTCGAATCGCATCCGACGCACGAGAACGCCTCGAAGTACCTCGACGGCGGCTACGGCGGCATGATCACGTTCGGCCTCGAAGGCGGCTACGACGCCGCACGCAGCACCGTCGAGAACACGAGTCTCGCGAGCTTGCTCGCGAACGTCGGCGACGCGAAGACGCTCATCATCCACCCCGCGAGCACCACGCACCAGCAACTCACCGACGAGGAACAGGACGAGGCCGGCGTCACCGACGACCTCGTCCGCCTGAGCGTCGGCATCGAGGACCCCGCGGACATCGTCGCGGACCTCGCCGACGCGATAGAGGCAGCTAGCGACTGA
- a CDS encoding DMT family transporter, with protein sequence MTRYENALGFLALAALWGASYPAITAAKAGVDPLLMAALRFDAIGVVVLAYALVRGQRIRPSGVDARSILVGGIGIVAVHNGLLFAGQARVTGAVGAVVLATVPIWSVAFAVVLLDTARPTPSRVAGVCLGLVGVAVLAVPAPGAIASPDGLGVALLAASAVAFALATVVLRRERPRLGVAARQGWMMLLGGPLLHAGSLLAGEPQRVVLSQQFVVAFAFLVLAAGVVGYLLFFELLDRLGPVEINLVGYVAPVFAAVVGWLFLDDAISITTVAGFVVVAVGFLLVKRDAIRDALADDPPPATGD encoded by the coding sequence TGGGGCGCGTCCTACCCAGCGATCACCGCCGCGAAAGCCGGCGTCGACCCGCTCCTGATGGCCGCGCTCCGGTTCGACGCCATCGGCGTCGTCGTCCTCGCGTACGCACTCGTCCGCGGCCAGCGAATCCGGCCATCGGGAGTCGACGCCCGGAGCATCCTCGTCGGCGGCATCGGCATCGTCGCCGTCCACAACGGCCTCCTGTTCGCCGGCCAGGCGCGCGTCACCGGCGCCGTCGGCGCGGTCGTGCTCGCGACCGTCCCCATCTGGTCGGTCGCATTCGCGGTCGTCCTCCTCGACACCGCCCGCCCGACGCCGTCGCGCGTCGCCGGCGTCTGCCTCGGCCTCGTCGGCGTCGCCGTCCTCGCCGTCCCCGCACCCGGCGCGATCGCCTCGCCCGACGGCCTCGGCGTCGCGCTCCTCGCCGCGTCCGCGGTCGCGTTCGCGCTCGCCACCGTCGTCCTCCGCCGCGAACGCCCGCGCCTCGGCGTCGCCGCACGCCAGGGCTGGATGATGCTCCTCGGCGGCCCGCTCCTCCACGCCGGCAGCCTCCTCGCCGGCGAACCCCAGCGCGTCGTCCTCAGCCAGCAGTTCGTCGTCGCGTTCGCGTTCCTCGTCCTCGCCGCCGGCGTCGTCGGCTACCTCCTCTTCTTCGAACTGCTGGACCGCCTCGGCCCCGTCGAGATCAACCTCGTCGGCTACGTCGCCCCCGTCTTCGCCGCCGTCGTCGGCTGGCTGTTCCTCGACGACGCAATCTCCATCACCACCGTCGCCGGATTCGTCGTCGTCGCCGTCGGCTTCCTCCTCGTCAAACGCGACGCCATCCGGGACGCCCTCGCCGACGACCCACCGCCGGCGACCGGTGACTGA